In Lotus japonicus ecotype B-129 chromosome 5, LjGifu_v1.2, one genomic interval encodes:
- the LOC130721002 gene encoding transcription repressor OFP12-like: MPSMFSKHLHLCFFKIKYPTFLSQPDPHHHHHHTPSPPSTLNSTTFHFNSTFTHHSHSLYDSTTDNYFTSSSSSSSDSMDLPPPDFASIYASQRFFFSSPGSSNSITESTPDSRPCNTLIRRDVVSVQKYSVNPFVDFLCSMQEMIDSHKVLDVNSDWDYLHQLLLCYLALNPPHTHKHIVRAFTHLVVDLLSSSSSSSSSSNTPCRMHNHNHQRQGCFSGRLV; the protein is encoded by the coding sequence ATGCCCAGCATGTTCTCTAAACACCTTCACCTTTGTTTCTTCAAGATCAAATACCCCACCTTTCTATCCCAACCTGAtccacaccaccaccaccaccacaccccATCACCTCCTTCCACTCTCAACTCCACCACCTTCCACTTCAACTCAACCTTCACCCACCACAGCCACTCCCTCTACGACTCCACCACAGACAACTACTTcacctcctcttcctcctcctcctctgacTCCATGGACCTGCCTCCGCCGGACTTCGCCTCCATCTACGCCTCCCAgcgcttcttcttctcctctcctggAAGCTCCAATTCCATCACAGAATCCACCCCTGACTCTCGCCCCTGCAACACGTTGATACGAAGAGACGTTGTGAGTGTGCAAAAGTACTCTGTCAACCCCTTCGTTGATTTCCTCTGTTCAATGCAGGAAATGATCGATTCCCACAAAGTGTTGGACGTGAACAGTGACTGGGATTATCTCCACCAGCTCCTCTTATGCTACCTTGCTCTCAATCCTCCACATACTCACAAACACATTGTTCGTGCCTTCACCCATCTTGTTGTGGATcttttgtcatcatcatcatcttcatcttcatcatcaaacaCCCCTTGCCGGATGCACAACCACAACCACCAACGGCAGGGTTGTTTCTCAGGGAGATTGGTGTAA
- the LOC130721000 gene encoding FRIGIDA-like protein 4a has product MASTPDPGEVCELTPPPSFDDFQRQTSLMTSCTLLWKELSDHFSSLEQDLLNKSEALKNKILSLDHHTTTSLHLLQHRETTIDGSVQIALRNLDHRRDAALSSLTEDSHDSPLGGEVDNGDGLMLKLKSFCLKMDALGFWGFVIGKKKELECLRAEMPAALSECVDPARFVLEAMSKVFPVDKRGEKKGGNDLGWACVLVLESLIPVMVDPVIGKSRMLVTPSVKEEAKDIAETWKQSLEERGGIENVKTPDVHTFLQHLVTFGIVNHDDLLLYRKLVIASAWRKHMPKLALSLGLANQMPDMIEELISKGQQLDAVHFTFEVDLVDQFPPVPLLKSFLKDAKKVAASILEDPNNSGRAAYLAARKELSALKAVIKCIEEYNLEDEFPPENLKKRLEQLEKVKIEKKKPAIVVPANKRTRASNSNGGPMPPAKAGRLTNAYVSSFPAAAPPTFVRSPSHGQYPAALPPYPSPPHMYGSRSPPYAYSPEPAPIAASYPAAPMNYPAYGGYGNVLAPTYQQAYYR; this is encoded by the exons ATGGCGTCCACCCCCGATCCCGGCGAGGTTTGCGAGCTTACTCCGCCGCCCAGCTTCGACGACTTCCAACGCCAAACCTCCCTCATGACCAGCTGCACCCTCCTCTGGAAGGAACTCTCCGACCACTTCTCCTCCCTTGAACAAGACCTTCTCAACAAATCTGAAGCTCTCAAGAACAAGATTCTCTCCCTCGACCACCACACCACCACCTCCCTCCACCTCCTCCAACACCGCGAGACCACCATCGACGGCAGCGTCCAGATCGCGCTTCGCAACCTCGACCACCGCCGTGACGCCGCTCTATCTTCCCTCACCGAAGACTCTCACGATTCCCCTCTCGGCGGTGAGGTTGATAATGGAGATGGACTCATGCTCAAGCTGAAATCGTTCTGTTTGAAGATGGACGCGCTAGGGTTTTGGGGGTTTGTGATTGGGAAGAAGAAGGAGCTGGAGTGTTTGAGAGCTGAGATGCCGGCGGCGCTGTCGGAGTGTGTGGATCCGGCGAGGTTTGTGCTGGAGGCGATGTCGAAGGTTTTTCCGGTGGACAAACGTGGGGAGAAGAAGGGTGGGAATGATTTGGGTTGGGCTTGTGTGCTGGTTCTGGAGTCGTTGATTCCGGTGATGGTGGACCCGGTTATTGGGAAGTCGAGGATGCTGGTGACGCCGTCTGTGAAGGAGGAAGCTAAGGACATTGCAGAGACTTGGAAGCAGAGCTTGGAAGAGCGCGGTGGTATTGAGAATGTGAAGACCCCTGATGTTCATACTTTCTTGCAGCATCTTGTTACCTTTGGGATTGTTAACCATGATGATTTGCTCCTGTATCGTAAGCTTGTTATTGCCTCTGCTTGGAGGAAGCACATGCCTAAGCTTGCCCTTTCCCTTGGTCTTGCTAATCAAATGCCTG ATATGATTGAAGAGTTAATCAGCAAAGGGCAGCAGCTTGATGCTGTTCACTTCACATTTGAAGTGGATCTTGTGGACCAGTTCCCCCCTGTTCCACTCCTGAAGTCTTTCCTGAAGGATGCTAAGAAAGTTGCTGCCTCTATATTGGAAGATCCTAATAACTCAGGCCGAGCTGCG TACCTAGCTGCAAGAAAAGAGCTGTCTGCACTGAAGGCTGTGATTAAATGCATTGAAGAATACAATCTTGAGGATGAGTTCCCTCCAGAAAATCTGAAGAAGCGTCTTGAACAGTTGGAGAAGGTcaagattgagaagaagaaACCAGCTATTGTCGTCCCTGCCAACAAGAGAACACGAGCAAGCAACAGCAATGGAGGCCCAATGCCACCAGCCAAGGCTGGCCGTTTGACGAATGCATATGTATCATCTTTCCCTGCTGCTGCTCCTCCTACATTTGTCAGGTCACCATCACACGGGCAATACCCAGCTGCTCTTCCACCATATCCTTCACCACCCCACATGTATGGCAGCAGAAGTCCACCCTATGCTTATTCACCAGAGCCAGCACCTATTGCAGCGTCATACCCAGCTGCTCCCATGAATTACCCTGCATATGGTGGCTATGGAAATGTTTTGGCACCCACTTATCAGCAGGCTTACTACCGATAG
- the LOC130718219 gene encoding uncharacterized protein LOC130718219, with the protein MAGGNHHKPSPSNRKSRWEANSSSATAAASNTKSPSDPKPKPNNTTPNPKPNPNPSPKHPTDHPPLIPFPFPERGPPPPPAYGFHMLDRRTIVLADGSVRSYFALPPDYQDFAPPPRHLDRFDMRFPPRPGFRNPMEPPAKRKYGDEDGGDEFAKQREQLLRNANNGFASGGSLKRDLGGDAAESRPSKQSRVDGVGGSGSNSGVRNLQVDQDALKKAFFNFVKLINENTTLKKSYLEDGKQGRLQCVACGSANGRSAKEFPDMHALVMHSYNSDNADLHVDHLGLHKALCVLMGWNYSKPPDNSKTYQFLSADEAAANQDDLIMWPPLVIIHNTNTGKSRDGRMEGMGIKAMDAKIRELGFTGGKSKSLYGREGHLGITLVKFAGDQSGLKEAIRLAEHFEKENHGRKDWARVQPQILGKDDENNPNLVKVDEKKGDKRRILYGYLGTAFDLDKVDFDTRKKLVIESWREYKPSM; encoded by the exons ATGGCCGGCGGTAACCACCACAAGCCCTCTCCATCCAACCGCAAATCGCGTTGGGAGGCCAACTCATCCtccgccaccgccgccgcctcCAACACCAAATCTCCATCGGatcccaaacccaaacccaataaCACTACCCCCAACCCCAAACCTAACCCTAATCCTAGCCCCAAACATCCAACCGATCACCCACCCCTGATCCCCTTCCCCTTCCCTGAGCGCGGCCCACCACCCCCTCCAGCCTACGGCTTCCACATGCTCGATCGCCGAACCATCGTCCTCGCCGACGGCAGCGTCCGCTCCTACTTCGCTCTCCCCCCTGATTACCAGGATTTCGCGCCCCCACCCCGCCACCTCGACCGCTTCGACATGCGCTTCCCTCCACGCCCCGGTTTTCGGAATCCAATGGAACCTCCGGCGAAGAGGAAGTACGGCGATGAGGATGGCGGTGATGAATTTGCCAAGCAGAGGGAGCAGCTCTTGCGGAACGCTAACAATGGGTTTGCTAGTGGTGGGTCTCTCAAGCGAGATTTGGGTGGAGACGCTGCCGAGTCGAGGCCTTCGAAGCAGTCGAGGGTTGATGGTGTTGGTGGTAGTGGTAGTAATAGTGGTGTTAGGAACCTGCAGGTAGATCAGGATGCGTTGAAGAAAGCATTCTTTAACTTTGTGAAGCTCATCAATGAGAACACCACGCTGAAGAAGAGTTACTTGGAGGATGGAAAGCAAGGGCGGCTTCAGTGTGTGGCTTGTGGCAGTGCCAATGGCAG GTCCGCTAAAGAATTTCCAGATATGCATGCCCTTGTTATGCACTCTTACAACTCAGATAATGCTGATTTACATGTTGATCATTTGGGATTACACAAAGCACTATGTGTCTTAATGGGTTGGAACTACTCAAAGCCTCCTGATAACTCAAAGACATATCAGTTTCTATCTGCTGATGAAGCAGCAGCAAATCAGGATGATCTGATCATGTGGCCACCTTTGGTGATCATTCATAACACTAATACCGGAAAAAGTAGAGATGGTCGTATGGAGGGTATGGGAATCAAAGCGATGGATGCTAAAATTAGAG AGCTTGGATTTACGGGTGGCAAATCAAAGTCATTATATGGAAGAGAAGGTCATTTGGGCATAACACTGGTTAAATTTGCTGGGGACCAGTCGGGCCTTAAAGAGGCTATACGGCTTGCTGAACACTTTGAGAAGGAAAATCATGGTCGCAAGGATTGGGCCCGTGTGCAGCCCCAAATATTAGGAAAGGATGATGAGAACAATCCAAACCTTGTGAAGGTGGATGAGAAAAAAGGAGACAAAAGGAGGATCTTGTATGGCTATTTAGGAACTGCTTTTGATCTTGACAAAGTTGATTTTGACACAAGGAAGAAGCTAGTCATAGAGAGCTGGAGAGAATACAAACCGTCCATGTAG
- the LOC130718287 gene encoding photosystem II D1 precursor processing protein PSB27-H2, chloroplastic, whose protein sequence is MASILAANMSSITSSKTVERIKRFDIHDKLQFRSNIALPPLEASSSRRHLLLSVGTSLVTMTCGGLSPLMASAEENSADKEDDDKGVVGAIKSLFDPNEKSKSGKVLPKAYLKSAREVVKTLRESLNEVPDDNAKFRRTADAAKESIRDYLGGWRGNQDVAQEESYDMLEKAIRSLAKFYSRAGPSAPLPEEVKTEILDYLNTAEEFL, encoded by the exons ATGGCAAGTATCCTTGCAGCAAATATGAGTTCCATTACAAGTTCTAAAACAGTTGAAAGGATCAAAAGATTTGATATTCATG ATAAACTGCAATTCAGGTCTAATATTGCACTGCCTCCTTTGGAGGCTTCATCGAGTCGCAGGCATCTTCTACTCAGTGTTGGCACTTCATTGGTTACCATGACCTGTGGTGGTTTATCACCATTAATGGCATCTGCTGAAGAGAATTCAGCTGACAAAGAGGATGATGATAAAGGAGTTGTTGGGGCCATCAAATCATTATTTGATCCTAATGAGAAATCAAAGTCTGGGAAAGTGTTGCCAAAGGCTTACTTGAAGTCAGCAAGAGAAGTAGTGAAAACGCTACGTGAATCGTTAAATGAAGTCCCTGATGACAATGCCAAGTTTAGAAGAACTGCAGACGCAGCAAAGGAGTCAATTCGGGATTATTTGGGTGGTTGGAGGGGAAATCAGGATGTTGCTCAAGAA GAATCATATGATATGTTGGAGAAAGCAATCAGATCTTTGGCAAAGTTTTACTCAAGGGCAGGGCCATCAGCCCCATTGCCGGAGGAAGTGAAGACTGAAATATTAGATTATCTAAATACTGCTGAGGAATTTTTGTAG